A portion of the Dehalococcoidia bacterium genome contains these proteins:
- a CDS encoding AsnC family transcriptional regulator: MGTEITGRLLDKLDLMLIRELGIDARKSSVELGVKLGTSHTTVQRRLQALLDEGIISFVTIADPKNLGYLTLILLGINTRPGRVDGVAAKIADLEYS; this comes from the coding sequence GATAAATTGGATCTGATGCTCATTAGAGAACTGGGAATTGATGCCCGAAAGAGCTCCGTGGAACTCGGGGTCAAGCTGGGCACAAGCCATACTACAGTGCAGCGGCGGCTACAAGCCCTCCTGGACGAAGGGATTATTTCATTCGTCACCATCGCTGACCCTAAAAACCTGGGATACCTGACCCTCATATTGCTCGGGATAAACACCCGCCCCGGCAGAGTGGATGGCGTAGCTGCCAAAATAGCCGACCTGGAGTACTCCA